From Brevibacillus marinus, a single genomic window includes:
- a CDS encoding class I SAM-dependent methyltransferase — MIVTTSLRAGPSTRLHAVRLAERYSLRLVEREERSLAELLRLYRTDQILVVADNGARIEGKTGKPFFFHPNAAAFRIKRLERGDTDTMLAACQIQPGDHVLDATLGLGADAIVFAHAVTAAGRVVGVELQPAVALIVEDGLRRYQTESAALRQAMERVEVVQADHLAFLQRQPDRSFDVVYFDPMFQRGIAASSGIAALRMYAESGLPDERTIREALRVARRRVVFKEGKAGRLYERFGFTPFRNRRDQVTYSYRETDGGE; from the coding sequence ATGATTGTCACAACCAGTCTGCGGGCCGGTCCGTCCACGCGGCTGCACGCCGTGCGGTTGGCGGAGCGCTATTCCCTCCGGCTGGTGGAGCGGGAAGAGCGTTCGCTGGCGGAACTGCTCCGCCTCTATCGGACGGACCAGATCCTCGTCGTCGCTGACAATGGGGCACGGATTGAAGGAAAAACGGGAAAGCCGTTCTTTTTTCACCCCAACGCCGCCGCTTTTCGTATAAAGCGCCTGGAGCGCGGCGATACTGATACTATGCTTGCGGCTTGCCAAATTCAACCAGGAGACCATGTGTTGGATGCCACGCTGGGACTGGGAGCGGACGCGATTGTGTTTGCGCATGCGGTCACCGCGGCCGGCCGGGTGGTCGGCGTTGAGCTGCAACCTGCCGTCGCTCTGATTGTGGAGGACGGGCTGCGCCGCTACCAGACGGAGTCGGCGGCCCTGCGGCAGGCGATGGAGCGGGTGGAAGTGGTTCAGGCCGATCACCTCGCCTTTTTGCAGCGTCAGCCGGATCGCTCGTTTGACGTCGTCTACTTTGACCCGATGTTCCAGCGGGGCATCGCGGCATCATCCGGCATTGCGGCTTTGCGCATGTACGCGGAGAGCGGGCTGCCCGATGAACGGACGATTCGCGAGGCGCTGCGCGTCGCCAGACGACGGGTCGTCTTCAAAGAGGGAAAAGCAGGCAGGCTGTACGAGCGATTTGGTTTTACACCTTTTCGCAATCGCCGCGATCAGGTGACATACAGTTATCGAGAGACAGACGGAGGGGAGTGA
- the miaA gene encoding tRNA (adenosine(37)-N6)-dimethylallyltransferase MiaA translates to MQPQERLVVIVGPTAVGKTALSLTLAKRLGGEIISGDSMQVYRYMDIGTAKVSPAERAVVPHHLIDIVNPDEEYSVALFQQMATRLIREINQRGRLPFIVGGTGLYIEAVTHRFRFAQAEQDPQLRERLKRLAETEGVEALHRRLAQIDPVTAKRLHPNDVKRVIRAIEIYELTGKTMADFQQRAEQSPYNLYMVGLTMDRARLYERINQRVDQMIADGLVEEVRRLLERGYDPSLVSLQGLGYKELIPYLQGACTLEEAVAEIKKRTRRFAKRQLSWFRRMPEVHWYDLSNPKDYPTIVNTIHCTLAGKFAHTPNI, encoded by the coding sequence GTGCAGCCTCAGGAACGACTGGTCGTGATCGTAGGGCCGACTGCGGTGGGCAAGACGGCGCTCAGCCTGACGCTGGCAAAACGCCTCGGCGGCGAAATCATCTCGGGTGATTCGATGCAGGTCTACCGCTACATGGACATTGGCACGGCCAAGGTATCGCCTGCCGAGCGGGCGGTCGTGCCCCACCACTTGATCGATATCGTCAATCCCGATGAGGAGTACTCGGTCGCTCTCTTTCAGCAGATGGCCACCCGTCTGATCAGGGAAATCAATCAACGCGGCAGATTGCCGTTTATCGTGGGAGGTACCGGTCTGTACATCGAAGCGGTCACCCACCGTTTTCGTTTCGCCCAAGCGGAGCAGGATCCCCAGCTGCGGGAACGATTGAAGCGGCTGGCCGAGACAGAAGGGGTGGAGGCGCTGCACCGCAGACTGGCGCAGATCGATCCCGTCACGGCGAAGCGGCTTCACCCGAACGACGTGAAGCGCGTCATCCGGGCGATCGAGATTTACGAGCTGACGGGCAAAACGATGGCGGACTTTCAGCAGCGTGCCGAACAGTCCCCCTACAACCTCTACATGGTCGGCCTGACCATGGATCGCGCCCGGTTGTACGAGCGAATCAATCAGCGGGTGGATCAGATGATCGCGGACGGGCTGGTCGAGGAGGTTCGCCGGCTGCTGGAACGCGGCTATGATCCCTCGCTTGTCTCGCTACAGGGGTTGGGCTACAAGGAACTGATTCCCTATCTGCAAGGAGCGTGCACGCTGGAAGAGGCGGTGGCGGAAATTAAAAAACGGACGCGCCGTTTTGCCAAGCGCCAACTTTCCTGGTTTCGCCGGATGCCGGAGGTTCACTGGTACGACCTGAGCAACCCGAAGGACTATCCGACGATCGTCAACACAATTCACTGCACATTGGCAGGAAAGTTTGCGCATACACCGAATATATAA
- the hfq gene encoding RNA chaperone Hfq encodes MKQSINIQDTFLNHLRKENVAVTIYLINGFQLRGYIKAFDNFTIVIDSDGKQQLVYKHAISTFTPQRPVSLVPPENNNQQQ; translated from the coding sequence ATGAAGCAGTCGATCAACATTCAAGATACGTTCTTGAACCATCTGCGCAAGGAAAACGTGGCTGTCACCATCTATTTGATTAATGGTTTTCAGTTGCGGGGATATATCAAAGCATTTGATAACTTTACGATTGTGATAGACAGTGATGGCAAGCAGCAGCTGGTTTACAAACACGCCATCTCCACCTTTACGCCGCAGCGCCCCGTATCGCTGGTTCCACCGGAGAACAACAACCAACAGCAGTAG
- a CDS encoding PucR family transcriptional regulator, translating into MVCTLQDLLELPVLESAKLCSAADQLANRPVEWISVIEIPVENFVRKNELVLSTAIGCGHRVDLFQQFVEDIMFSGAAALMIAKGRYVDEVPREVIQFADRHNFPLFELPWEVRFSDVIHAVTRKINHWQHHILEQSEEMQQMILQLFLQGKDLSAVAQTLQQKIGHPVLIVDRHGALKGESKKASALAKRWPHMIEEHPDLLLWNPTTTFTTTYHQHELKTCRLFDHSLVLFAIRSIHQVQGYLVIDLPQDLDAQALLQMATIHIIEKAATASALWFQRETAVIEMEARLRGDFVWSLANGEIDSREQMLIRAKSLQYDVNASYSCIVGIPANLASVYKKQKNRSLPFENWAQEVTSYVTELLTQTAKTLKKKCMITFQSEQFIIFLETNGEQPGKQALDYLKRVNQKLSKYLPELVISWGIGEPHSGDKAFHASYSDARTALDIGNRQKGEGHVTTYAETGIYRILRTLIHHEELRKLTLQTIGKLFEQDEDRGLELLHTLKTYIRNQGNVSQAARALNLHRQSLLYRLKKIESLTGRTLTNPDDLFLIDLSAKLWTAGIADEQRK; encoded by the coding sequence ATGGTTTGTACCTTGCAAGATCTGTTGGAACTGCCTGTACTGGAATCCGCCAAGCTTTGTTCCGCGGCCGATCAGCTGGCGAACCGCCCGGTGGAATGGATCTCGGTGATCGAGATCCCGGTGGAAAATTTCGTGCGCAAAAACGAATTGGTCCTGAGCACCGCGATCGGCTGCGGTCATCGGGTCGACTTGTTTCAGCAATTCGTCGAGGACATCATGTTTTCCGGCGCAGCAGCGCTGATGATTGCGAAAGGGCGCTACGTCGATGAAGTGCCCCGCGAAGTGATTCAATTCGCGGACCGCCACAACTTCCCGCTGTTTGAACTGCCGTGGGAAGTCCGCTTTTCCGATGTGATCCATGCCGTCACGCGCAAAATCAACCATTGGCAGCACCACATCCTGGAGCAGTCGGAAGAAATGCAGCAGATGATCTTGCAGTTATTTTTGCAAGGAAAAGATTTGTCCGCTGTGGCGCAAACGCTGCAGCAGAAGATTGGCCACCCGGTGCTGATCGTCGACCGCCACGGCGCGCTGAAAGGGGAGAGCAAAAAGGCGTCCGCTCTCGCCAAGCGGTGGCCGCACATGATCGAGGAACACCCCGACCTGCTTCTGTGGAATCCGACGACGACGTTTACCACGACCTATCATCAACATGAGTTGAAAACATGCCGGCTTTTCGACCACTCCCTCGTTCTGTTCGCCATTCGCTCGATTCACCAGGTGCAGGGCTACTTGGTGATCGACCTGCCGCAGGATCTGGATGCGCAAGCCCTGCTGCAGATGGCCACGATCCACATCATCGAAAAAGCGGCAACCGCCTCCGCGCTGTGGTTCCAGCGGGAGACAGCCGTCATCGAGATGGAGGCCCGCCTGCGCGGCGATTTTGTCTGGAGCCTGGCCAACGGCGAGATCGACTCCCGGGAACAAATGTTGATTCGCGCCAAATCGCTGCAGTATGACGTGAATGCGAGCTATTCCTGCATCGTCGGGATTCCGGCCAACCTCGCCTCTGTCTACAAAAAGCAAAAAAACCGCTCCCTTCCCTTCGAAAACTGGGCGCAAGAAGTGACCTCGTATGTGACGGAGCTGTTGACCCAAACCGCGAAAACCCTGAAGAAAAAGTGCATGATCACGTTTCAGAGCGAGCAGTTTATCATTTTCCTGGAAACGAACGGCGAGCAGCCGGGCAAACAGGCGCTGGACTATCTGAAGCGCGTCAACCAGAAGCTGAGCAAATACCTTCCGGAGCTGGTCATTTCCTGGGGGATCGGCGAACCGCACAGCGGCGACAAAGCCTTCCACGCCAGCTACAGCGACGCGCGCACCGCGCTGGACATCGGGAATCGGCAAAAAGGCGAAGGCCACGTGACCACCTACGCGGAAACCGGTATTTACCGCATCTTGCGGACGCTGATTCACCATGAGGAACTGCGCAAGCTGACGCTGCAGACGATTGGCAAGCTGTTCGAACAGGACGAAGACCGCGGCCTGGAACTGCTGCATACATTAAAGACCTACATCCGCAACCAGGGGAATGTGAGCCAGGCGGCGCGCGCCTTAAACCTGCATCGGCAGTCCTTGCTTTACCGGCTCAAGAAAATCGAGTCGCTGACCGGCCGTACGTTAACCAATCCCGACGATCTCTTTCTCATCGATCTGAGCGCAAAACTGTGGACCGCCGGGATTGCCGATGAACAGAGAAAGTAA
- the eutB gene encoding hydroxyectoine utilization dehydratase EutB, whose amino-acid sequence MLENTPHKKLSIRDIYEARARITGIARRTPLVLTHALSRETGASIYLKLEHLQEIGAFKVRGAANKILQLSAEQRQRGVTTFSTGNHGLAVAYVANRLGIPAVICISQRVPQAKVARIGRYQAQLAIVGQSQDEAAEHCRTLQQEQGLTLIEPFDDPFVIAGQGTIALEMIEDLPRLDKVIIPLSGGGLLSGIALALKSLDPQIKVIGVSMERAAVMYESLKAGKPLLLPEAETLADSLLGGIGLNNQYTFQLTQELVDDLYLVSEEEIAKGMFYMLEQHRMIVEGASATCIAAIRQHNIVQPGEQVACIISGCNVDLSVVTTIAQRYAAN is encoded by the coding sequence ATGTTGGAAAATACGCCGCACAAGAAGCTGTCGATTCGCGATATTTACGAAGCACGTGCGAGAATTACGGGCATTGCGAGAAGAACGCCGCTCGTCCTGACACATGCGCTGTCACGGGAGACCGGCGCATCGATCTATCTGAAGCTGGAACATCTGCAAGAGATTGGCGCTTTCAAGGTGCGCGGGGCGGCCAACAAGATCCTGCAGTTGTCAGCGGAACAGCGCCAGCGCGGGGTCACCACCTTCTCCACGGGGAATCACGGTCTGGCCGTGGCCTATGTCGCCAACCGACTGGGGATTCCGGCAGTCATCTGTATTTCGCAGCGCGTGCCGCAAGCCAAGGTTGCGCGCATCGGCAGGTACCAAGCGCAGCTGGCGATCGTCGGGCAAAGCCAGGATGAGGCGGCCGAGCATTGCCGCACGCTGCAGCAGGAACAAGGGTTGACCCTGATCGAGCCGTTCGATGACCCGTTTGTCATCGCCGGACAAGGAACGATCGCGCTGGAAATGATCGAGGATTTGCCGCGCCTGGACAAAGTGATCATCCCGCTTTCCGGCGGCGGCTTGCTGAGCGGAATCGCGCTCGCGCTCAAGTCGCTCGACCCGCAGATCAAGGTGATCGGCGTCTCCATGGAAAGGGCAGCGGTGATGTACGAGAGCCTGAAAGCGGGCAAACCGCTCCTGCTGCCGGAAGCGGAGACGCTGGCGGACAGCCTGCTCGGCGGAATCGGCCTGAACAACCAGTACACCTTTCAGCTGACCCAAGAATTGGTTGATGACCTCTATCTCGTCTCGGAAGAAGAAATCGCCAAAGGCATGTTCTACATGTTGGAACAACATCGCATGATTGTGGAAGGCGCCTCTGCCACCTGCATCGCCGCGATTCGCCAACACAACATCGTGCAGCCCGGGGAACAGGTCGCCTGCATCATCAGCGGCTGCAATGTTGACTTGTCTGTGGTTACAACCATCGCCCAACGGTACGCAGCGAACTAA
- a CDS encoding aspartate/glutamate racemase family protein has protein sequence MIYKARKGQVNYGESIGIILLDSFTPFIPGDVGNATTYSYPVRYKTIKGFTLDKMYAMDVSFLEAFKEAGRELVQDGVRAITGDCGYMALFQREMADELEVPVFLSSLLQVPFISRTLGNDEKVGIICANAKVLNESLLRAVGVTDEPYAIVGLEEKEYFHKGVIAEVGELHADKVEKEVVEAALELVESDPKVKAILLECSVLPPYAAAVQEAVNLPVFDFITMIDYVQSAVVKKRYHGYM, from the coding sequence ATGATCTACAAAGCTCGCAAAGGTCAGGTCAATTACGGTGAATCAATCGGGATTATCCTGCTTGATTCGTTTACGCCGTTCATCCCCGGGGATGTGGGAAATGCCACCACCTATTCCTATCCGGTTCGCTACAAAACGATCAAGGGGTTCACGTTGGACAAAATGTATGCGATGGACGTCTCCTTTCTCGAAGCATTTAAGGAAGCCGGGCGGGAATTGGTGCAGGATGGTGTCCGCGCGATTACGGGAGACTGCGGGTATATGGCGCTGTTCCAGCGGGAAATGGCGGACGAGCTGGAGGTGCCGGTCTTTCTCTCCAGCTTGCTGCAAGTCCCCTTTATCTCCCGCACCCTGGGCAATGACGAAAAAGTGGGGATTATCTGCGCCAACGCGAAAGTCCTGAACGAGTCACTGTTGCGGGCTGTCGGCGTCACTGATGAACCCTACGCCATCGTGGGATTGGAAGAAAAAGAATATTTCCACAAAGGGGTGATTGCAGAAGTCGGCGAACTGCACGCCGACAAGGTGGAGAAAGAAGTGGTCGAGGCGGCGCTGGAATTGGTCGAAAGCGATCCGAAAGTAAAGGCGATTCTGCTCGAATGCAGCGTCCTGCCGCCTTATGCCGCCGCTGTCCAGGAAGCCGTCAACCTGCCGGTGTTCGACTTCATCACGATGATCGATTACGTGCAATCTGCGGTGGTGAAGAAGCGGTACCATGGCTATATGTAA
- a CDS encoding FAD-dependent oxidoreductase has protein sequence MAICNGRSGQLETVDADILVVGSGAAGLSAAVHAAMAGANVLVIDKGIIGKSGSTVSAVQSAAAGKWSTAQDSLEAYCRDLLASGKGLSDPQLVHTFVDHLERVLDQLIAWGLQLDRDASGEIVRTEAAGHAFARSISAAGGNTGRALLKTLIRQANRLPKLGKMPFTACVQLLVRQQQISGALVYDLLHNRFRLIRCKSLILATGGIGQLYHVTTNPQQATADGFALALRAGVRLIDMEQVQFYPTSLVVPHHAKGFCLSFYHFAKVYNARAERIMQRYDPVRLENVPRDAICYAIAKEIREGRCTPQRGLLLDVSEHVQRVRTWFPHEYKFLRQLGIRLEAEPVEIAPAAHFMMGGARINRAAMTHIEQLYAVGETAGGLHGANRLANNALPECLVFGAIAGESAARYARTASHFNDVDGEMLWATVHRYEAIVSRGAAAPEQALRPFHWKQQIQRTMTEHVSVLRDESGLRAAEQHLRDLSEQWAEVRVSGFPHRLAKDFLEMLEVENMLLTARAIAAAARAREETRGAHVRLDHPDSSPQLVRVEVQQVEGRLEVRRQLQAEGGNR, from the coding sequence ATGGCTATATGTAACGGGCGCAGCGGACAGCTGGAAACAGTGGATGCGGACATCCTGGTTGTCGGTTCCGGTGCCGCCGGCCTGAGTGCCGCTGTTCATGCGGCAATGGCCGGGGCGAACGTGCTGGTGATCGATAAGGGGATCATCGGGAAAAGCGGCTCCACCGTATCGGCGGTCCAGTCGGCCGCGGCGGGGAAGTGGTCAACGGCCCAGGACAGCCTTGAGGCGTATTGCCGCGATCTGCTCGCTTCCGGCAAAGGACTCTCCGATCCGCAGCTGGTGCACACCTTCGTGGATCATCTGGAACGAGTCTTGGACCAGTTGATCGCCTGGGGGTTGCAGCTGGATCGCGATGCCAGCGGCGAAATCGTGCGGACGGAGGCAGCGGGGCATGCGTTTGCTCGTTCGATCAGCGCCGCCGGGGGCAATACCGGACGAGCTTTGCTCAAAACGCTGATTCGCCAGGCGAACCGGCTGCCCAAGCTTGGGAAAATGCCGTTTACCGCCTGTGTGCAGCTGCTGGTGCGCCAGCAGCAGATCAGCGGTGCCCTGGTATATGACTTGCTGCACAACCGCTTCCGCCTGATCCGCTGCAAGTCGCTGATTCTCGCAACCGGGGGCATCGGACAGCTCTATCACGTGACCACCAATCCGCAGCAGGCGACAGCAGACGGCTTTGCGCTGGCCTTGCGGGCAGGCGTGCGGCTGATCGACATGGAGCAGGTGCAGTTTTACCCCACCAGTTTGGTTGTGCCGCACCACGCGAAAGGGTTTTGCCTAAGCTTCTACCATTTCGCCAAAGTCTACAATGCCCGCGCGGAGCGAATCATGCAAAGGTATGACCCGGTCCGTTTGGAAAACGTGCCGCGCGATGCCATCTGTTACGCGATTGCCAAAGAAATCAGGGAAGGTCGCTGCACGCCCCAGCGCGGGCTGCTCCTCGACGTGTCGGAACATGTCCAGCGGGTGCGAACGTGGTTCCCGCACGAGTACAAGTTCTTGCGGCAGCTCGGCATCCGGCTGGAAGCGGAGCCGGTGGAGATTGCCCCGGCGGCTCACTTCATGATGGGCGGCGCGCGCATCAATCGAGCGGCCATGACCCATATCGAACAGCTGTACGCTGTCGGCGAGACGGCGGGCGGACTGCATGGCGCCAATCGCCTGGCCAATAACGCACTGCCGGAATGCCTGGTTTTCGGCGCAATCGCCGGAGAATCCGCGGCGCGCTACGCCCGCACCGCTAGCCATTTCAACGATGTGGACGGGGAGATGCTCTGGGCAACCGTCCATCGCTACGAAGCGATTGTTTCCCGCGGCGCAGCAGCACCTGAGCAGGCCCTCCGCCCCTTTCATTGGAAACAGCAGATCCAGCGGACGATGACGGAACATGTCTCCGTCTTGCGGGACGAAAGCGGATTGCGCGCGGCGGAACAACACCTGCGGGACTTGTCGGAACAATGGGCAGAGGTGCGGGTGAGCGGATTTCCCCACAGATTGGCAAAGGATTTCCTGGAAATGCTGGAAGTGGAGAACATGCTGCTGACGGCGCGGGCGATCGCCGCCGCCGCACGGGCCAGGGAAGAGACGCGCGGGGCGCATGTACGCCTCGATCATCCGGATAGTTCGCCCCAGCTCGTGCGGGTGGAAGTGCAGCAGGTTGAGGGGAGGCTGGAGGTCCGCCGCCAGCTGCAAGCAGAGGGGGGAAACCGATGA
- a CDS encoding 2Fe-2S iron-sulfur cluster-binding protein has translation MKVVIRRSADKGGGEQTFEIADAPGETIVELLELIRRQHDPSLAFYYSCRNGLCGTCMMLVNGKPALACLQKIPSRLDGPLTIEPLPGKQLVSDLVVL, from the coding sequence ATGAAAGTTGTGATCCGACGTTCTGCGGATAAAGGCGGCGGCGAGCAAACGTTTGAGATCGCCGACGCGCCCGGGGAGACGATCGTGGAATTGCTGGAGCTGATCCGCCGGCAGCACGATCCGTCGCTTGCGTTTTATTATTCCTGCCGCAACGGGCTGTGCGGAACCTGCATGATGTTGGTCAACGGCAAACCGGCGCTCGCCTGTTTGCAAAAAATACCGTCCCGATTGGACGGGCCGCTGACGATCGAGCCGCTCCCGGGCAAACAGCTAGTGAGCGACCTGGTCGTCCTGTAA
- a CDS encoding TRAP transporter small permease has product MKLISLINTVVEKLEKWIIAWSVIFMAALLIGNVLMRVVFHDSLASSEEVGRFLLITMTFIGSAYAARIGRHIRMSAIYDMLSLRLRRTLMTIISLSTGLALLVVSYYCVQYVLFLFESGRVSNSLGIPMYLFMFFVPVGMFLMSLQYLSTAIVNLVKKDAAYVSPLKKDTEADQADETYVA; this is encoded by the coding sequence TTGAAACTGATTTCGCTCATCAATACCGTCGTCGAAAAATTGGAAAAATGGATCATCGCCTGGTCGGTGATCTTCATGGCCGCCCTGCTGATCGGCAACGTGCTCATGCGCGTCGTGTTCCACGACAGCTTGGCTTCCAGCGAAGAAGTGGGGCGTTTTCTGCTGATCACGATGACCTTCATCGGATCGGCCTACGCCGCGCGCATCGGCAGGCACATCCGGATGTCCGCCATTTACGACATGCTCTCCCTACGGCTGCGCCGCACGCTGATGACGATCATCAGCTTGTCAACCGGGCTGGCGTTGTTGGTGGTTAGCTATTACTGCGTGCAGTATGTCCTGTTTTTGTTTGAGAGCGGCCGCGTCAGCAACTCCTTGGGAATTCCCATGTATCTCTTCATGTTCTTCGTTCCCGTCGGGATGTTTTTGATGAGCCTGCAGTACTTGAGCACAGCGATCGTCAATCTTGTCAAAAAAGACGCAGCGTACGTCTCCCCACTGAAAAAGGATACGGAAGCGGACCAAGCGGATGAAACCTATGTTGCGTAA
- a CDS encoding TRAP transporter large permease, translated as MLGTLGTTLFSLLLLGFPIIMPLLVSAIILLFLYMPDVNTSIFAQQLIQGIDSYVLISIPMFIFAAEIMSKGQTADRLVNFVQAFIGHVKGGLAITTVGACAAFGSISGSSQATVAAIGKPMRDRMLRAGYRDNDIMALIVNAADTAILIPPSSVMIMYGVIAKVSIGDLFISGVIPGLIIALFFSIYCYFDAKRKNVPVTDKATWAERATATKEALLPFGFPVLILGGIYSGIFTPVEASAASVLYALLLELLIFRSIKAKDLYQSALNTGVVSSVVFLLVAAGQVFSWVLSYARIPQELTGSLLGDEPSALLILIVINIVMFIGCMFVDSLVVITIIVPIFLPLALQAGIDPIYLGIIITMQAAIGVATPPFGADLFTATAVFNKRYVDVVRGTPPYIVILLFIVALLMIFPPLGMIYKYL; from the coding sequence TTGTTAGGCACATTGGGAACAACACTTTTTTCGCTCTTGCTGCTCGGTTTTCCGATCATCATGCCGCTGTTGGTGTCGGCGATTATTTTGCTCTTTCTCTACATGCCGGACGTGAACACGTCCATCTTCGCCCAACAGCTGATCCAGGGAATCGACTCTTACGTGCTGATTTCCATTCCGATGTTTATCTTCGCCGCGGAAATCATGTCAAAAGGACAAACGGCTGACCGGCTCGTCAACTTTGTGCAAGCCTTTATCGGACATGTCAAGGGAGGACTGGCGATAACCACGGTTGGCGCCTGCGCCGCATTCGGTTCGATTTCCGGGTCAAGCCAGGCGACGGTTGCCGCGATCGGCAAACCGATGCGCGACCGGATGCTGAGGGCGGGGTACCGCGACAACGACATTATGGCGCTGATCGTCAATGCCGCCGATACGGCGATTCTCATCCCCCCCAGCTCGGTGATGATCATGTACGGGGTGATTGCCAAAGTTAGTATCGGCGATCTGTTCATCTCCGGCGTCATCCCCGGTTTGATCATCGCCCTGTTCTTCTCCATCTACTGCTACTTTGACGCGAAGCGGAAAAACGTGCCGGTGACCGACAAGGCGACCTGGGCCGAGCGGGCAACGGCGACGAAAGAAGCGCTGCTGCCGTTTGGTTTTCCGGTCCTGATCCTCGGCGGAATCTACTCCGGCATTTTCACTCCGGTGGAGGCATCCGCAGCTTCTGTCCTGTACGCTTTGCTGCTCGAGCTCCTCATTTTCCGCTCGATCAAAGCGAAAGACCTGTATCAGTCGGCGCTCAACACGGGGGTTGTCTCCAGCGTCGTCTTCCTGCTCGTCGCGGCCGGACAAGTCTTTTCCTGGGTGCTGTCGTACGCCCGCATTCCGCAGGAGCTGACCGGTTCGCTGTTGGGCGACGAACCGTCGGCGCTGCTCATCCTGATCGTGATCAACATCGTGATGTTCATCGGCTGCATGTTCGTCGATTCGCTGGTGGTCATCACGATCATCGTGCCGATCTTCTTGCCGCTCGCCCTGCAGGCGGGAATCGATCCGATCTACCTCGGCATCATCATTACGATGCAGGCGGCAATCGGCGTGGCGACGCCGCCGTTTGGCGCGGATCTGTTCACCGCCACGGCAGTCTTTAACAAACGCTATGTGGACGTGGTCAGAGGCACGCCGCCGTACATCGTGATTCTGCTGTTCATCGTGGCCTTGCTGATGATCTTCCCGCCGCTGGGGATGATTTACAAATACTTGTAA
- a CDS encoding DctP family TRAP transporter solute-binding subunit — translation MAKTKKLFSMVLALSLAVLSAACSSGANSGGGAAGNASDGASGEKIEIKFAHEEAETDLQGIYANKFKELLEAKTNGKVDVKVYPVGTLGTDLNIAEQLQQGVVQFAISSPGTTGTLVPEAQVVALKFLFSDNPQVNYKVLTEGKAFTELIADEYERHNMKVLHFWPEGFNSITANKPITKPEDLKGFKIRTQTSPLMVKSYEVFGASPTPLDFSEVYTGLQLGTIDGQENPNFFIESTGLHEIQKYLIDARHSLYITSTVANKEYYDSLPADIKQAVEETIAELKPFAFEIEQTANAEALKRMQESGKIEVIQLDGAAREQFKQLSVPAHEMYVEVAGGKAREILDTLKQEIAEAEQAAN, via the coding sequence ATGGCAAAGACGAAAAAACTGTTTTCCATGGTGCTGGCCCTAAGCCTGGCTGTTCTCAGCGCGGCATGTTCTTCCGGTGCGAACAGCGGCGGCGGTGCGGCCGGCAATGCAAGTGATGGCGCAAGCGGGGAAAAAATCGAAATCAAGTTTGCGCACGAAGAAGCGGAAACGGACCTGCAGGGTATCTATGCCAACAAGTTCAAGGAACTGCTGGAAGCGAAAACAAACGGCAAGGTAGACGTGAAGGTTTACCCGGTCGGCACGCTGGGCACTGACCTGAACATTGCCGAACAGCTACAGCAGGGCGTTGTGCAGTTCGCCATCTCCTCGCCCGGAACGACGGGCACGCTGGTTCCGGAAGCGCAGGTGGTTGCGCTCAAGTTCCTGTTTTCCGACAATCCGCAAGTCAACTACAAAGTGTTGACGGAAGGCAAGGCGTTTACCGAACTGATCGCCGATGAATACGAGCGGCACAACATGAAAGTGCTCCACTTCTGGCCGGAAGGGTTTAACAGCATCACGGCCAACAAGCCGATCACCAAGCCGGAGGATTTAAAGGGGTTCAAGATACGCACGCAAACCTCGCCGCTGATGGTGAAGTCGTATGAAGTATTCGGCGCCAGCCCCACGCCGCTTGATTTTTCCGAAGTGTACACCGGCTTGCAGTTGGGCACGATCGACGGCCAGGAAAACCCCAACTTCTTTATCGAAAGCACGGGGCTGCACGAAATCCAGAAGTACCTGATCGACGCTCGCCACTCCCTGTACATCACCTCGACCGTGGCCAACAAAGAGTACTACGACTCGCTGCCGGCCGACATCAAACAAGCGGTCGAGGAGACGATTGCGGAACTGAAGCCATTCGCCTTTGAAATCGAGCAAACAGCCAACGCGGAAGCCCTCAAGCGCATGCAGGAATCGGGCAAGATCGAAGTGATCCAATTGGATGGGGCCGCCCGCGAGCAGTTTAAACAGTTAAGCGTGCCGGCGCACGAAATGTACGTCGAGGTGGCCGGCGGCAAAGCGCGGGAGATCCTGGACACGCTGAAACAGGAAATCGCGGAAGCGGAACAAGCAGCAAACTAA